In the Enterococcus gilvus ATCC BAA-350 genome, AATCTTACTCACGCATTCGTTTCTAAAAAATGGCAACACCTAAAATGAATGTATTAAGCGCCTCGGTTCGAACTTGAGAGGGACGAAAAAACGATAGCAGTTCCGTAAATACTTGGTAGAAAAACGCCAGATTTAGGCAATAATACTTATATACATCGGCATGAAGAAGCGTCTGCTTTCCATGAATCGGTGTGTCTTGGATCGTTCGTATATACGTTGAATACAGTTTGTGACAAGTAACACCGCAAGCCGGACAAGAACAACTATGACATCTTGACTTGACAAATAGATGAATGATTTCCGCAGTTTCTTCTACATCATAAGTAAAAGGATCGTCATCTAATAAAAAAGAACAGCTTGTAAATTCTTTGTACTTGATCATCCTAAAGACTGCCTTTCTTCCCTAGATTACAGAATAGTCAGCCACAAATACATAACAAATAGCATGAAAAAGCGAGTAATAAACTACTCGCTTTTTCGTGCTATGCCCACACTTGAGAAAGAGCCCAAGAGTCGGACAGATCGTTTTTATACGTACTGTTTAGCTGTAATTCTCCTTTAGATATTTTAACAATTCTAGAACCATTCCCACAGCCGACTTGCTGTCTGGACGGTCTTCTAAAAATTGCAGGACGGAAAATTTTTGGTTCTGACTGTCAAAGGCGTAAAGGAAGCTGTTTTGCAGCCCGCGTTCATCTTGCTTTTCTTTGATTTCTGCGGTTCCTGTTTTTGCCATGAGTGGAATCCCTAAGGACTGCAGACTATTGGCAGTGCCGTTAGGATCTTCAACAACCGCCTGCATGTCTTGATTAATGCGAGCGACCGTTTCAGCAGAGACTACATTATTTTTTGTTTTATTTTCTTGCGACAGCAAAAGTTTTGGATAAACGATCGTTCCATTATTAGGAAAAACTGAGTACGTCGCGATTTGCTGAATCGGATTCAATAGCAGTTGCCCTTGTCCGTAACCGGTATCGGCCAATAAAATATCTGAGCTGAAATTCTTTTCGGTGGATATTTGCGCGGGATTCATTTCAATCGGCAAATCTAACTCTTCTCCGAAAATGAATTTGTTTAATCCTGCACGAAATGTTTTCTCCCCCATTTTTAAAGTTTCTTGAGCCATGTAGATGTTATCGGAATAAATCATCGCCGTCCTTAAATCGACTGGCGAAACATCGGAAACACGAGTTACTTTGTATCCTCCCCAAGAAGCATCCTGCTGCCATTTTAGTCCATTGATCGCTAAAGCCTGGTTCGGATTAATCGTTCCAGCATCCAATCCAATCGCGGCCGTGATCAGCTTGAAGGTTGACCCTGGCGCATAACCGTTTGAATATCTTGCTAAAAATGGCAAAGCTTTGTCTTTCGAAAGTTTGTCGTAATCCGTTTGACTGATTCCATGAACGAAGTTATTGGGATCAAAGCTCGGCGAACTGGCGACAGCCAGCAAATCTCCCGTTTTCGGTTCCGTCACTACACTTGACCCTCGCTCATTACCTAATGATTTATAGGCCAAGTATTGCGCTTGGACATCAATCGTTAATTGGATCTTTTTCCCTTCAACGACATTGATTTTTTGCAGAATTTCCTTTTCTTTCCCTTCGCTGTTCGTTATAGCAATATACCCGCCATCGCGACCTCGCAGTTCTTTATCAAATACTCTTTCCAGTCCAGTCCGACCAATAATACTACCTTCGGATAAATCTTTATTTTTTTTCATATCCTCTGCTGTTACCGCTCCGACATATCCAATAAGATGCGCGGCCGCCTCACCGATTGGATACGTTCTCCCAATATCCGTTTGTACTTCTAATCCATCTGGAGCCTCGAAGTTTTCAGGTACTTTCGTTTCAGTCTTTAATGGAACAAAATACTCTTCCTTGACCCAGCTTTGCTCTAATGACGTATTGATGGATTTTTCAGTCAAACCTAGAGCTTCACTGATTTTTTTGATTTTTTCCTGTTTTTGCTCCCCTTCGCCCAGCGCTTTAGGCACGACCCCCAAGTTAACGATCTCACTATTATTGGCTAGGCCATGTCCATTTCGATCCACAATCTCTCCTCTTGTGGCAGAAAGGTAATGATAAGCCACCTTATCCGTCTGTTTCATTCCAGAAAAAATCAAATTCGGTGCCCATTCGATTAAACTATTGCCTTTTGTTAATGTTCCTTGATAATTTTGCTTAAACGACTTTCCTAAACCTGTATAAAGAATCGCCGTATACGCAAATTGATTCTCCTTTATTGTAAGATTCTTAATTTTTATATCATGAACACGTATACTGCCATAAATATTTTGGTACTTTTCATTTACTTGCTGCTTTGAAAAATCCAGCGATTTTAACGAGTCTTCGGAAAGATATTTTAAAGAATCCTGATATTTTCCTTTCGAAAGGCGATCAACAAAGGCCTTGATCGTTTCCTTCCCTTTTGCCTCCATCCGTTGTTCATTTATCGTGCGGTAGCCGAAAAAGAAAAGACAACCGATAATCAAAATTCCCACAACGATAACGATTCCCTTTCCTCGCTTGTGTTTCTCACTTCGTTTCATTTTTTCTACACCTTCCTATATACTACATCTGTAGTTTTTTTAGTAATAAGAAACTAGAAATCAATAAATTTCTAGCTCTTTTAATATTGCTAATGTTTTTTCAGCCGCTGCCGATCCAGTTGCCTTTACTCCTTGTAAATGACAGGCAAAATAATAGTTCCCCTTATTCGTTTCCATCGACCCAAGGAACCAGCCTGTACTCGTTGTTACACTGTTGCCGGTCCCAGTTTTTCCGTAAAGCGTATATTCTGGCTGTGTTTGTAAATGAATGGCCTGCTTTACAAATGCCACATTATCGGTCGAAAATGATAGCTTTCCTTCCAGCAGCCTTTTAAACAGATTCACTTGTTCAAATGGTGATATTTTCAAGGATGATTCCAGCCAATAATTATCAATTCCTCCTAAAAGATTCATATTTCCATAGTTGATTGAACGAAAGTTTTCTTTTAATTTCGTTTTTCCCAATTCCGAATCAAGCTGCTGGAAATACCAATTAGTGGAATTCGTTAAGGCTGTTTGAAGATTCTGATCATGATTCCAGCTGTCAATTGGATAGTCCGTTCCATCCCAAGCCCGTACATTATTTGTCTGATTAATTTTATGTGCATCAAGTGCGAACAGCGCACTCCAAATTTTATAGGTACTGTCAGGCGAATAGCGTTTGTGCCCTGCCGCTTGATTATAGGTCAGATAGCGATCCTTGCTATCATCATAAATGACCAGCGAATTATTTTCGTTTTGATCAAAAAGTGGATCGTATTTCTGTTCAACCAGCGGTTCTTGTCGCGAAAATTGATCCGTTTCGTCGGTCCTCGCTTGTGGGATTATCAAAAAAATACTGAAAACTAAAGCGATCACCACCATAAATTTAGCAGCCAATTTTTTTGTCGACGAGGGCTGAAAGCTGCTGATGCATTCGATTCTTCTCGTCAGCTCTTTCCGCTTACCGGAAAAACCAAGCAAATATAAATTCTGATTTTTTTGCACATAATCCAGCAATGTCTTTCCATAAAAGAAAACATCCTCTTCATTCAATAAACGCATCACAGACTGATCACAAGAAATTTCTCGGTCGCTTCTTGCTTGTTTGACGAGCAAATAGCTTACTGGATTGAACCAGTTTAGAATCGACAGCCAAAATAAAAAATTATTTTGAACCGTGTCCCTATCTCTCTGATGAACAAGTTCATGTAATAAAATGAAAAATAGCTGTTCATTTGAAGCTTTAGTAATAAAGTTGTTCGGCAATATAATCGTGGGGCGAAAAAAACCAAATGTCGCTGGGCTATCGACTCCATCACTCTGTAGGAGAACCAATCCTTTTCTGCTGTATCCCAAACATTTCTCTGCTTTTGTTAATTGTTTTTGAACTCTTTGATTATCCACTTTTACAGCCGCTCGAACCATTTTACGAAATTTGCTATAAGAATAGATTGCTCGAGCCAGAAAAATCACAACACCGATCGCCCATACAGCTTCCACCGACCATAAAAAAATAGAGCCGAAATCATTTGCTGGAAGTGCATTATCATTCATCCAGCTAGAGGACGTTCCTCCCATGAAATTTTGAGCATTATCCAAATGAAGCGAAGTCGGAAGTGATCGACCTGGCATTACACTTTGCATTCGGTAATAAATAAAATCCCTGAATTCCGTAAGAAGCTGATTGGGGATAAAGAATAAGACGGTCAATCCCGTTAGATTCCAATATTTGCCTTGATAAATTGGTGAAATCTGTTTTCCGAGCAGCCTTCTAAGTATGAATAAAAGAATCAGATACAGGTTGGAAGAAACGATATTCAAAAGAAAATGAGTCATCTATTTTCTCCTTTTATTTAATAATTCCCGCAACTGGTCGATTTCCTTTTCGTCAATCGATTCATCCTCAACAAAATTAGAAACGAAATCACTGACCTTGCCATCAAAAAATTTGTGAATAAATTTTTGGCTTTCCTGCTTCACGAAATATTCTCTTGGTATTAGTGCGTGATAGACGTACACTCTGCCTGATTTTGAATGTTCAACAGCCCCTTTTTGTTCCAAACGAACCAATAGCGTTCGGATCGTATTCGGGCTCCACTCTTCCTCTTTTTCAAATGCTCGGATAATCTCCTTTGAATCAACAGAGGCTCTTTTCCAAACGTATTCCATAATTTTTAGTTCCGCATCGGTAATTTTTATCTCTTTTTTCATCACTGACTCCCTTCAAACTACATTTGTAGTTTAATCGATTCAAAATGATTTGTCTATAAAAGTTTTCTTGATTCCTCTTTCCTCAGTCTGTCTCGGAAAAAATGAAGAAAACTTAAGACTTCTCAACTTCTTTCGGCTCTATGCGTTTACTACTCTTACAAAGAGACAATAAAGTGAGATAACGTAAATGAGCAGAAAAATAAGTATCCTAGCGTTCGTTCCAATAAGTATAGTTCCTTTTATCGGAGTGTATTTTCTTTTTAATCGAACCGATTTCCACCATACTATTTTTGACGGTTTTTATAGTACCTTAGTTCGTTCAAATTCTGTTCCTACTTCTGATGGCACAGAGTACACTCAAACCTATATCGACTGGCCGAACGTCAAAAAAAAACGGGCCGGCCATCCATCATCGACGAAGACAAAAGACATTTTTTCTAACGCTTCTACTGAGGATCTAAAGAAACCAGTGGGTCTCACGATTGCCAATGAAATAGACGGAAAAACGAACAAACCCGCAATCAGATGACCGCGGGTTTGTTTTCTGCTTGTCTACTTCCAAGTAGCAATTTCTTCTCCTTTGATCACTTCAACTCCTGTTAAAAAATCAAACTGAAAATCTTTGGAGTCAGTAATAATCAGCATTACTACATCGTCCAACCCCGCAGAAGAAATAATATTTCGGTCAAAACGTAATAAAGGATCGCCCGTTTTCACCTTTTGCCCTTCAGATACTAGTAGCTCAAGTCCCTCATTTTTGAGATTCACTGTATCCACTCCTACATGAATAAGCATTTCAATGTTTTCCTGAGTCTTCAATCCGATTGCATGTTGCATTTGCGGGTTAGCCACCTCTATTCTTCCATCTATTGGAGAAATGATCAGCCCTTCTTTAGGAATGATTGATATGCCATCGCCCATCATACCAGTTGAAAAGACTTCATCTTTCACCTCAGACAGAGGAACAGCCTTTCCAGTGACAAAGGCTTTTAAACTTTTTTTCTTTTTGAAAAACATGCCTACACTTCCTTATAATTAATCAGTTCAATACCTAATAACTCCAATTCATTTTTGACAGCAGAATCAGTAAGAAATGCCACTTCAGCAGTACGAGGAATCAACAACGAAGAATTTCTTAAAATATAATCGTCTAAATAACCTGGATGGAAAATCATCATGTCAACCCCATCCTCATGAAGATTCGCAAGCAGCTTTTCAAAAGTACGATAAGGATCATAATTCGCCTGCATTGACTCCATTGATAAATAGACTTTCGTACCATTCACATCAATAAATGCGTCCTTTGTCAGAGAATTAGGCTCTTGACCTTGTGGCAATCCAGAATATTTCAACTCATTCTCTAGTGAAAATTGCTCCATCGCCTTGAAATAATTATCACTCGCTACTGCATGTCCCTCAAAATAATCTGGCCTTTTTCCAAATAGTTCTAAAAAGTGTTGATATTGTGCCTCAATCTCCAACATTACTTCTGAAAAGACAACGAAATCTACTGCCGCTTCTCGATACGTTTTGGACGATTTAAAATTACCCTCTTCATCTACTAAAGAGGGTATTTTCTCTGGATCACACAATGGTCTTCCAATACAAATATTCGTGTGCTGACCAACAGCGATTGGTTCGTTCTTTAATAATTCTACACCATGAGCGGTCGCAGACATATTTACCATAACTCCAACACTTTGAATCAAGCCTTCCTTCACAGTTTTTTCTATCCCATAATTAACAGCCTCTGAATAACCAAGGTCATCCGCTCTAAGCAATACCTTCTTCAAGTAATTTGTCATTTTCTTTTGTTTCCTCCTTTGCGCTTAAGACATACGTAACAGTTGCTGAAACGACAAATCCTATTCCGCAAGCAATAAATCCATTAATCATATTTCCATTAGTTCCACCAACAAAAGAGATTAAACAAGCAAAATTTGCTACTGGAATCAACGTATAGGCGGTGACACCTGTTAAGCCTGCATACAACCCACCAGCAAGTCCACCAACCATTAAACCAATAAATGGTTTTCTGTATCGAACACCCAAACCATAGACGCCGGGTTCAGTAACACCTCCGACTAGACACGCAGCTAGAAAACTAAAAGCAAGTGCTTTTTCATTTTTATTTCTCAAACGTAAAAACGAACCCAAACACATTCCTGCAACACACATACTTGAAACAATAGCTGCAGGCGATACTAATGAATCCTGCCCATTTTGCGCAAAAAGTGTAATCATTGTGGAGATCATCAATAGATGCATACCCGTCATTACCAAAAATTGCCACAATGCTGCAATGATTGCCACGGCTAGAAAACCACCAATTGCATCTAAAGATAATAGAAATTTACTGATATATTCTCCAGCCACAAACCCTGCGGGACCTAATACAATTAACGTGATTGGCAGCATAACCACCATGGTCAAAGTTGGTGTAAAAATTGTTCCTAACGTTGACGGAATAATTTTCTTAAAGAATTTTTCCACATATGACATTATCCAGATTGAGAGAATCATTGGTATCACAGTACTTGCATAATTCTGTGTGGCAACCGGAATACCAAGAATATCAAAAGGTGTGCCATCTGCAGCAATCTGAGTAAAAGTCGGATGAAGCAAAACGCCTCCTAAAAACATTCCTAAAACAGGAGTGACTCCAAATTTTTTTCCAGCAGTGTATCCTAAAAAAACAGGAAAGAAATAGAAACCCGCGTCTCCAACAAAAGTCAGTAATGTTGCTAAAGAACTGCCCTCATGAATCCAGTTCAACATTGATGGTCCAAAAACTGCCATGACCATCTTAAACATCGAGGCAGAAATTAGTACTGGAATCAAAGGCGTTAGGCTTCCAGCCAAGTAGTCTAAAATCTTATTTCCTAGACCTTTTAGTGTAAACGGCTCTTTCTCTTTGCTTTCTTCAGTTTCTTCTTGTTCCTTTGCTCTACCTGTTAATTCCAATAAAACACTATATACCTTATTTACAGTCTGTCCGATAATGATTTGATATTGTCCACCTGATTGAACAACTCCTAATACACCAGTTGTTGCTTTTAAGTTATCCTCGTTGATTTTACTTTGATCTTTCAAGTTAAAACGTAGACGAGTCATACAATGAGTCATGTTTGAAATATTTTCTTTGCCGCCAATATTCTCTAAAATGGATTGTGCCAATTCATTAAATTTAGTCATGTTTTTTACTCCTCATATTTTTTTCGTATAAACGGTTCATATGAATCATTAAATAAACCAATTCATCTTCATTCGATTCAATTCCATAAAGTTGTGCAATCAATTTACCAACCTTTTGTGCTAGCTGATAAATTTCCGAATGTTGTTCTTTGATTGAATCCAACATTTCCATTCCCGGACCAATCAATTCTTCTCCACTGCGCATTCGCTTTAAATAATAAAACATATGCATGCAAAAACGATTGTAGTTAAACTCATCGCGATCAATCACAATGTGCAGATCCTGTTCAATCAAGATCGTTGTTTGCTGAATAATTTCTTCGATCAATACTTCTTCTTGCGATATTTTGTACTCTGACTGACTATTAACAAAATGCATCGTAATACTTGTCAGCTCTCCTTTAGGTAATACGATATGGATCTGTTGCTGAATCATTTTGACTGTTTCTTCGGCTAATAGACTTTCTTTTGGGTACATTTGAGCTATCTCATACGAGTATGTCATTCGAACATCTTTATAAGTTGTCAAACGCTGGATCGAAAACTGGATGTGGTCGGCCAAACTAAAAACCAAAGAGGGATTCAATTGTCCATTTAATTCCTTCTGAGCCATGTTGACAATCTCTGCACTCAAATTCAAAATTTCCTCAGGTATTTCTTTCAATAGTCCTTCAAAATATTCACTTAATTTGTAGAACGTCATTGTGATTTTATTCAGATCCGTTAATTCATAAGGAGTTTTAGGGAAGCCTAACCCTTTGCCAAAAGCAATCAAATGGTTTCCATTCCCATCAATCGCTTCCGCAACATTATTATTAATCTTCTTAATAATTTTCATTTACTCCTCCGCCTTTCCAATAAAAAAACTCTTTGAGTACACACTACACCCTCCTTTTTTAAAGAGAATGGTAATGCCTCAAAGAGTAACAATCCATTTTTATTTAAATTTCACTTAAAGAATAGCCGATAAGGAAAACGTTGTCAACTGCTTTTGAATTCTTTTACTATTTATCCAAAATAACAGCATGTTCTTCAACCCATAACTTCATCTCAACCACCAATTCTTCAGGCTAGGCATAGTGATATTGCTCCGCCAGTTTATGCGACATCATTTCATACAGATTAATTGTCTCCTGCAACGCACGCCAACTATCCGCCGCATCAAATTTTCCAAAGACACCATTCGATCGTTTGGAGCAGAACCTGTTTGCATTCAGCCTCTCGCAGTTTGACCGTCCACAACTCCTCGTACACGATTTGCTTGGTAAGATAAATTGCCAAAAACCAAAAAGTATTCACTGTAAAATCAAAATTCTCAACAGTAATGGGCTATGCAACAGTCCTTTCAAAGCGTTCAGGAATCAGCTGCTGAGTAGTTCTAGTTTTATCTAGCAACACTTTCGCCCCGCGGTTCTGTTGCAAAGGTAAAAAATAAATCAACATTTATCAAATTAGTTTTTTTATTAAGCGGGAATCCCTAATAATCCCTTAATCAAAGTAATTTTTCGTATTCCTGAACCCAACGGTAAATGGTTGTATGACAGACCTCAATGCCACGATCATAGAAAATTTCTTGAACTTCACGATAACTGAGGTTATATCGAAGATAATAACCAACAGCCACAATAATCACGTCTTCTTGGTATTATTTTCTTTTAAAATGGTTCATATCTTCGTTCCTCCCGGGTCATTTTAGCTAGATTTTACACTAAAAGGACTTAATTGAAAAACTTTGCAACAAAACCCGCCCGAGATAATTTATACGCTTACTGTTAGTTGTTTATTATTTTTTTTTAATTGATTAAGTACTACAATAAGAATGAGAATAAGTTAAGTTATGTATCTTTTTCAATAATTTAGGAGGTGTTTTTTTTGATTTAAAATTTGCAAGCTGTTTAATTGAAAGAGGATTATTTAAAACTCTATGAAAATTGATCGCAAAGAAGTACTTTGTTTCCGATAATACTGTTGCTCGAATTTTAAGAGAGGCGACAAAGAACTATCAGTCGAATTAAAACTACCTGCCGACCGTTTTATGTATGGATGAATTTAAATCAATGAAATCCATTTCTGGAGCTATGAGCTTTATTTGTGTTGACGGGACACCAATCGCTTGTTCACCCTTTATCGTGTTTCCAAATGCCGAGATCGTCACCGATCGCTTTCATATCGTGCAGCACATAGCCTATATTTTATTCAGATTGGTCTCCACCAACACGACTTGACGAAGAACCTGAAAATAAACTATATTAAAACTAACATCTATTATTAGGAGTGATAAAGTGAAAAACAGTACCGGAATGGGGAAAGTTTTATTTGTTGGATATTTAATTGTCTTAATTTGGATATTATTATTCAAATTTTCACTTTCTTTTAGTGAAGTAGTTGCTCAATTTAATAATCAATCAAGAAGTATCAATTTAATACCTTTTAAAGGTTCTGTAGTATTAAATCAAGGGATTGATTTTTCAGAAATGATAAATAATCTTCTTATTTTTATACCTTTTGGTGGGTTGTTGGGAATCATTGATAAAAATTCTTCTTTCGCAAAAAAAATAATGTACATTTTTTTATTCTCTTTAAGTATTGAAGCTCTTCAGTTTGTTTTTGGATTAGGAGCTACAGATATTACAGATATAATAACTAATACATTAGGAGGGACTGTAGGCCTTTTAATATACAGCTTTTTAAAATTGTTATTTAAAGAAAATAAATTGGATAGAATATTGACTGTGGTAGGTATGATTATATTCACCTGTTGCTTAGTTTTTCTGATTTTTTTAGTAATTGTGAATTAGAAACAGTTATTTATTTGGCTGTTTGCCATAATCGCTAATTTAACTAAGTTAATTGATTTCACCTAAAATCGCGTTTTCAACACTCTTTTTGCTGATCTACCGATACTCAGAAACTCACCAGGATATCCGACGTCGATCACAAAAACGAGTATCAATTTAAATGATTGATAGTACTTTCATAGCTTGCACATTAATATCTAAAGACGCCTTATCGTGCGAGCTGTTGTCTTAGCAAAACAGCGAGAGCAAACCTTCCGTTTGCGGAGATTCATTGCTAGATCATTCTTCATATTCAACTAATGCTGAGACAAATTCAATTTCACTCATAGGAGTAATAGACCAAAGTTGAGTATCCTCATTAAATGTTCTGATCCCCGTATCCTCAAACGATGAACATAGATCCTGTATAATTTCTTCTGCATCTTGTACAGTAACCAATTTCATTTTATCTCTTTTTTGAGTAAAACTATACCTTGTTTCGGTTGTTTCTGTAGAAAGAAATGCCCGCAACTGATTGTCCGCTTTATCAAGAACAGCAATGGTTGTATTTTTGGGTAACTTTGAATTGAAATCAATAACTTTATCCATGAGTAGACCTCCCGCTAATGGTTAGTAGTAGGGCAATGCCCACTTATTTCAAATGCGATATTTTTAGTTCGTATTATCTACGAAATTTCATTTGGGCGGCTAGAAGTTTTTCATGTTCCTTTTCTATGGTTGAAGAAAATATCTTGGCCGGCACATACCCGTTTCGTTCAATTAGGATTGTTTCTATCTTATGCAGCGTCTTAGTAACCTCACGAAGATTATCCTGATCTAGCTTGTCAGATTTCCTATTAGCACTGTGCACTTTGTTGTTTAAATCTCGACGAGCCTTTCTCGCTAACGAAAGATAGTTATAAAGCTCGATCGTTAGACAATTCAACAACTCCTTTGTAGTAACGTACTGGAAGAACCACGGATCTTCTGTCAGTTCTGGTTTGCGTAATAATTCCTTCCTCGATTTGATTAGTTCAGCTTCAGTAAAGAATAAATCGCACTCTGTGCAATAGTACCCCTTATCTGTGCTGGTTAAATTTAAGTTGCAATACTTGCACTTCATAGTCATTCATCCTTTCCTGAATTTGATACTCGCTCTTTCCTCCTGCAGCCGGCGGCCAGGGCAATTTTTGAGTATCACTTTTTTGATACTCGCTTTTGCGATCGACGTCGGAGATCCTGGAGAGTGTTCGATTATCACTTTTCTCCTGATAATCTATCAAGTATAGATTTAACTTCGTTAACTCTGACTTTATTCATTTCTAATTCAAGCGCTTTAGCTACAGGCAGAAATTCTGAATCCGAATTCTCTAGAACCTCATTGCGAGTCTCTTCAGCTAGTATCTCACCTTTAAGCTCTAACTCTATAAGTTCGGCCAATAGGCACTTGATCAATTGCCTGCGTGATTCTGAATTTGAATGAATAATGAAACTTATACTAATTTGTTGATCTCTTTCCAAGAACAAGCTTCCTCTCAAAGTGATATCACTTTTC is a window encoding:
- a CDS encoding PTS transporter subunit EIIC; the encoded protein is MTKFNELAQSILENIGGKENISNMTHCMTRLRFNLKDQSKINEDNLKATTGVLGVVQSGGQYQIIIGQTVNKVYSVLLELTGRAKEQEETEESKEKEPFTLKGLGNKILDYLAGSLTPLIPVLISASMFKMVMAVFGPSMLNWIHEGSSLATLLTFVGDAGFYFFPVFLGYTAGKKFGVTPVLGMFLGGVLLHPTFTQIAADGTPFDILGIPVATQNYASTVIPMILSIWIMSYVEKFFKKIIPSTLGTIFTPTLTMVVMLPITLIVLGPAGFVAGEYISKFLLSLDAIGGFLAVAIIAALWQFLVMTGMHLLMISTMITLFAQNGQDSLVSPAAIVSSMCVAGMCLGSFLRLRNKNEKALAFSFLAACLVGGVTEPGVYGLGVRYRKPFIGLMVGGLAGGLYAGLTGVTAYTLIPVANFACLISFVGGTNGNMINGFIACGIGFVVSATVTYVLSAKEETKENDKLLEEGIA
- a CDS encoding BlaR1 family beta-lactam sensor/signal transducer: MTHFLLNIVSSNLYLILLFILRRLLGKQISPIYQGKYWNLTGLTVLFFIPNQLLTEFRDFIYYRMQSVMPGRSLPTSLHLDNAQNFMGGTSSSWMNDNALPANDFGSIFLWSVEAVWAIGVVIFLARAIYSYSKFRKMVRAAVKVDNQRVQKQLTKAEKCLGYSRKGLVLLQSDGVDSPATFGFFRPTIILPNNFITKASNEQLFFILLHELVHQRDRDTVQNNFLFWLSILNWFNPVSYLLVKQARSDREISCDQSVMRLLNEEDVFFYGKTLLDYVQKNQNLYLLGFSGKRKELTRRIECISSFQPSSTKKLAAKFMVVIALVFSIFLIIPQARTDETDQFSRQEPLVEQKYDPLFDQNENNSLVIYDDSKDRYLTYNQAAGHKRYSPDSTYKIWSALFALDAHKINQTNNVRAWDGTDYPIDSWNHDQNLQTALTNSTNWYFQQLDSELGKTKLKENFRSINYGNMNLLGGIDNYWLESSLKISPFEQVNLFKRLLEGKLSFSTDNVAFVKQAIHLQTQPEYTLYGKTGTGNSVTTSTGWFLGSMETNKGNYYFACHLQGVKATGSAAAEKTLAILKELEIY
- a CDS encoding ChbG/HpnK family deacetylase; its protein translation is MTNYLKKVLLRADDLGYSEAVNYGIEKTVKEGLIQSVGVMVNMSATAHGVELLKNEPIAVGQHTNICIGRPLCDPEKIPSLVDEEGNFKSSKTYREAAVDFVVFSEVMLEIEAQYQHFLELFGKRPDYFEGHAVASDNYFKAMEQFSLENELKYSGLPQGQEPNSLTKDAFIDVNGTKVYLSMESMQANYDPYRTFEKLLANLHEDGVDMMIFHPGYLDDYILRNSSLLIPRTAEVAFLTDSAVKNELELLGIELINYKEV
- a CDS encoding PTS sugar transporter subunit IIA, whose amino-acid sequence is MFFKKKKSLKAFVTGKAVPLSEVKDEVFSTGMMGDGISIIPKEGLIISPIDGRIEVANPQMQHAIGLKTQENIEMLIHVGVDTVNLKNEGLELLVSEGQKVKTGDPLLRFDRNIISSAGLDDVVMLIITDSKDFQFDFLTGVEVIKGEEIATWK
- a CDS encoding BlaI/MecI/CopY family transcriptional regulator, whose translation is MKKEIKITDAELKIMEYVWKRASVDSKEIIRAFEKEEEWSPNTIRTLLVRLEQKGAVEHSKSGRVYVYHALIPREYFVKQESQKFIHKFFDGKVSDFVSNFVEDESIDEKEIDQLRELLNKRRK
- a CDS encoding transposase family protein produces the protein MIKYKEFTSCSFLLDDDPFTYDVEETAEIIHLFVKSRCHSCSCPACGVTCHKLYSTYIRTIQDTPIHGKQTLLHADVYKYYCLNLAFFYQVFTELLSFFRPSQVRTEALNTFILGVAIF
- a CDS encoding VanZ family protein; protein product: MKNSTGMGKVLFVGYLIVLIWILLFKFSLSFSEVVAQFNNQSRSINLIPFKGSVVLNQGIDFSEMINNLLIFIPFGGLLGIIDKNSSFAKKIMYIFLFSLSIEALQFVFGLGATDITDIITNTLGGTVGLLIYSFLKLLFKENKLDRILTVVGMIIFTCCLVFLIFLVIVN
- a CDS encoding penicillin-binding transpeptidase domain-containing protein, giving the protein MKRSEKHKRGKGIVIVVGILIIGCLFFFGYRTINEQRMEAKGKETIKAFVDRLSKGKYQDSLKYLSEDSLKSLDFSKQQVNEKYQNIYGSIRVHDIKIKNLTIKENQFAYTAILYTGLGKSFKQNYQGTLTKGNSLIEWAPNLIFSGMKQTDKVAYHYLSATRGEIVDRNGHGLANNSEIVNLGVVPKALGEGEQKQEKIKKISEALGLTEKSINTSLEQSWVKEEYFVPLKTETKVPENFEAPDGLEVQTDIGRTYPIGEAAAHLIGYVGAVTAEDMKKNKDLSEGSIIGRTGLERVFDKELRGRDGGYIAITNSEGKEKEILQKINVVEGKKIQLTIDVQAQYLAYKSLGNERGSSVVTEPKTGDLLAVASSPSFDPNNFVHGISQTDYDKLSKDKALPFLARYSNGYAPGSTFKLITAAIGLDAGTINPNQALAINGLKWQQDASWGGYKVTRVSDVSPVDLRTAMIYSDNIYMAQETLKMGEKTFRAGLNKFIFGEELDLPIEMNPAQISTEKNFSSDILLADTGYGQGQLLLNPIQQIATYSVFPNNGTIVYPKLLLSQENKTKNNVVSAETVARINQDMQAVVEDPNGTANSLQSLGIPLMAKTGTAEIKEKQDERGLQNSFLYAFDSQNQKFSVLQFLEDRPDSKSAVGMVLELLKYLKENYS
- a CDS encoding PRD domain-containing protein, translating into MKIIKKINNNVAEAIDGNGNHLIAFGKGLGFPKTPYELTDLNKITMTFYKLSEYFEGLLKEIPEEILNLSAEIVNMAQKELNGQLNPSLVFSLADHIQFSIQRLTTYKDVRMTYSYEIAQMYPKESLLAEETVKMIQQQIHIVLPKGELTSITMHFVNSQSEYKISQEEVLIEEIIQQTTILIEQDLHIVIDRDEFNYNRFCMHMFYYLKRMRSGEELIGPGMEMLDSIKEQHSEIYQLAQKVGKLIAQLYGIESNEDELVYLMIHMNRLYEKNMRSKKHD